ACTTGTCGACGAGCATACCACGGACGTGACCGGCTTCATCACCGAGGATCTTGGCCGGGTTCTGCAGAACGCAGAATTCGACACCTTCTTCCTGGGCGTGGAGGATTTCTTCCTTACGGGCCGGGAGTTCGTTCATGCTACGACGGTAAACGATGCGGACCTTTTCAGCACCGAGACGGAGAGCCATACGGGCAGCGTCCATAGCGACGTTACCACCACCGAGCACGACCACGTTCTTACCGGGCCACATCGGAGTATCGGCATTTTCCTTGTCATAGGCGCGCATGAGGTTGGCGCGGGTCAGGTATTCGTTAGCAGCGAACACACCGACGAGGTTTTCGCCTTCGATGTTCATGAAGAGCGGGAGACCAGCACCGGTACCGACGAACACAGCGTCAAAGCCATCCTTTTCGATGAGGTCCTTGAGCTTGCGGGTACGACCGATGACAAAATTTGTCTCAAACTTCACGCCCATGGCGGCGAGGGATTCAATTTCCTTGTCAACGATTGCCTTCGGCAGACGGAATTCAGGAATACCGTAGCGGACCACACCACCGAGCTTGTGGAAAGCTTCGAAGATGGTCACGTCGTGGCCTTCGCGGCGCACGTCAGCGGCAACAACCAGGCCGGCAGGACCGGAACCGATCACAGCCACCTTCTTGCCGGTAGCGGGCTTCACGGCCGGCACAGAGGCGCCACCGTTGTTGCGTTCATAGTCAGCGGCAAAGCGTTCGAGGCGGCCGATAGCCACAGCCTTGTTCACGTCCTTGTGAGTCTTACCGACGGTGCAGTTCATCTGGCACTGGCGTTCCTGCGGGCAAACACGGCCGCAGATAGCCGGGAGAAGGCTCGTTTCCTTAATCTTGGCGATAGCGGCCTTGAAGTCGCCCTTGGCGATTTCAGCAATGAAGGCCGGAATGTTGATGTGCACGGGGCAGCTTTCAACGCAGAACGGCTTCTTACAAGCAAGGCAGCGGTTAGCTTCGACGATAGCCTGAGCTTCGGTGTAACCCTGGGCAACTTCTTCCATCACGCGGGCACGGTAGCTCGGTTCGAGCTGCGGCATCGGCTGAGAAGGAATAGCAAGCTTGTCCTTCATCTTGAGGGGTTCGGCAGCGCTTCTAATCTTTTCAAGTTCCACCTTGGCGGCGGCGTCCAACTGTTCGCGAGTCATATGTTCAGACATTACTTGCTCTCCTTGGCCTTTGCGTCAGCCATCTTGTCAATGTTGCACTTGTGGCCATCGTTTGCACCGAAGCGGTGCAGGGCTTCCTGTTCCTGGGGCTTGAAGGCGCCCATACGCTGGAGCATGTTGTTCCAATCGACTTCGTGACCGTCGAATTCCGGGCCATCGACGCAGACGAACTTCGTCTTGCCGCCGATAGTCACGCGGCAGCCACCGCACATGCCGGTTCCGTCCACCATGATGCTGTTGAGGCTGACCACGGTCTTGACTTCGTAGGGCTTGGTAGTGAGGGCGCAGAACTTCATCATGATCGGAGGACCGATGGCGATGACCATGTCCGGCTTGCCCTTGGTGTCTTCGCAGAGTTCCTTAAGGGGTTCGGTCACGAGACCCTTGCGGCCATAAGAACCGTCGTCGGTCATGAAGATAATGTTATCGGCGAGAGCGGTCATTTCTTCCTTCATGAGGAAGAGGCTTTCGTTACGGGCACCCATGATGATGGTGACCTTGTTGCCGGCGGCCTTGAGGGCCTGAACAATCGGGTGCATCGGGGCGATACCCACGCCACCGCACACGCAGACCACGTGGCCAAAGTTTTCGATATGGGTCGGGGAACCGAGGGGGCCCACGAGCACCGGAATATCGTCACCGACTTCGAACTTGGAGAGTTCGGTGGTGGTCTTACCGACGGTCTGGAAAATCAAAGTGATAGAGCCTTCAGTCGTGTCGGCATCGGCGATGGTGAGAGGC
This DNA window, taken from Fibrobacter sp., encodes the following:
- the gltA gene encoding NADPH-dependent glutamate synthase: MSEHMTREQLDAAAKVELEKIRSAAEPLKMKDKLAIPSQPMPQLEPSYRARVMEEVAQGYTEAQAIVEANRCLACKKPFCVESCPVHINIPAFIAEIAKGDFKAAIAKIKETSLLPAICGRVCPQERQCQMNCTVGKTHKDVNKAVAIGRLERFAADYERNNGGASVPAVKPATGKKVAVIGSGPAGLVVAADVRREGHDVTIFEAFHKLGGVVRYGIPEFRLPKAIVDKEIESLAAMGVKFETNFVIGRTRKLKDLIEKDGFDAVFVGTGAGLPLFMNIEGENLVGVFAANEYLTRANLMRAYDKENADTPMWPGKNVVVLGGGNVAMDAARMALRLGAEKVRIVYRRSMNELPARKEEILHAQEEGVEFCVLQNPAKILGDEAGHVRGMLVDKYELGEPDEKGRPRPVKVEGASFEIECDTVLVAIGNGSNPLISNTTPELSVDKKGHILLEDAAANKTFMEKVYAGG
- a CDS encoding sulfide/dihydroorotate dehydrogenase-like FAD/NAD-binding protein, producing the protein MAKILFKKQLSPAVFQFRVEAPLIAQERKAGQFIILQTNKDNGERVPLTIADADTTEGSITLIFQTVGKTTTELSKFEVGDDIPVLVGPLGSPTHIENFGHVVCVCGGVGIAPMHPIVQALKAAGNKVTIIMGARNESLFLMKEEMTALADNIIFMTDDGSYGRKGLVTEPLKELCEDTKGKPDMVIAIGPPIMMKFCALTTKPYEVKTVVSLNSIMVDGTGMCGGCRVTIGGKTKFVCVDGPEFDGHEVDWNNMLQRMGAFKPQEQEALHRFGANDGHKCNIDKMADAKAKESK